In Pyrus communis chromosome 8, drPyrComm1.1, whole genome shotgun sequence, one genomic interval encodes:
- the LOC137741391 gene encoding histone H4-like codes for MSGRGKGGKVFGKGGAKRHRKILRDNIQGITKPAIRRLARRGGVKRISGLIYEETRGVLKIFLENVIRDAVTYTEHARRKTVTAMDVVYALKRQGRTLYGFGG; via the coding sequence ATGTCTGGACGCGGAAAGGGAGGTAAGGTGTTCGGCAAGGGAGGAGCAAAACGTCACCGGAAGATCCTCCGTGACAACATCCAGGGCATCACCAAGCCTGCGATTCGCCGCCTGGCCCGCAGAGGTGGCGTGAAGCGAATCAGCGGCCTGATATACGAGGAAACTCGCGGCGTCCTCAAGATCTTTCTCGAGAACGTGATTCGTGATGCCGTTACCTACACGGAGCATGCAAGGAGGAAGACGGTGACGGCCATGGACGTTGTCTATGCGCTCAAGAGGCAGGGCAGGACTCTGTACGGATTCgggggttag